One Oreochromis niloticus isolate F11D_XX linkage group LG16, O_niloticus_UMD_NMBU, whole genome shotgun sequence genomic window carries:
- the pfkla gene encoding ATP-dependent 6-phosphofructokinase, liver type isoform X1 encodes MSLMDLEKLKMTCAGRAMAVLTSGGDAQGMNAAVRAVTRMGIYVGAKVYLIHEGYQGLVDGGDNIKLANWHSVTNIIQLGGTVIGSARCKAFMTREGRVSAAFNLVKKGITNLCVCGGDGSLTGANIFRNEWSDLLDELVKKGRITDTMAKKHYNLNIVGLVGSIDNDFCGTDMTIGADSALHRIMEIIDAIMTTAQSHQRAFVLEVMGRHCGYLALVSALASGADWVFIPEAPPQEGWEDNMCARLEGSRTSGGSRMNIIIVAEGAIDRNGKPISSNYIKDLVQKRLGYDTRVTVLGHVQRGGIPSAFDRILSSILGVEAVIALMEATPETPACVIGLSANQAVRLPLVECVEMTKLVQTAMNEKRFDEAIKLRGGSFESNWNIYKSLAFLKPPQSKSNFSFAILNVGAPAAGMNAAVRSAVRSGLSRGHKVYGVNDGFLGLANGAVFEMEWHSVAGWTGQGSSLLGTKRTLPNCHLEKIVETISKFEISALLVIGGFEAYQGVLEIYEARTHYDELCIPMVIIPATISNNVPGTFFSVGTDTAVNCAMESCDKIKQSASGTKRRVFVVETMGGYCGYLASSTGIAVGADAAYIFEDPFNIHDLKTNVEHLSEKMKKDVQRGLILRNEKCHENYTTDFIHKLYSSEGKGIFDCRVNVLGHLQQGGAPSPFDRNFGTKLGVKAIEWLSEKLTENYRQGRVFANSPETACVIGLNRKVVSFTPVTELKEITDFEHRMPKVEWWLKLRPMLKMLAKYQTSFNEYVPGEIEHVTRRSISIDSGF; translated from the exons atgtctttgatGGACTTGGAGAAGCTGAAGATGACGTGCGCTGGTCGAGCCATGGCAGTGCTGACCAGCGGTGGAGATGCACAAG GGATGAATGCTGCCGTCCGAGCTGTGACCAGGATGGGCATTTATGTGGGAGCCAAGGTCTATCTCATTCATGAG GGTTACCAGGGCTTGGTGGATGGGGGAGACAACATCAAACTGGCCAATTGGCACAGTGTGACCAACATTATTCAGCTG GGTGGGACCGTGATAGGCAGTGCCCGCTGCAAGGCCTTCATGACGCGTGAGGGCAGAGTTTCCGCCGCCTTCAACCTGGTTAAGAAAGGCATCACCAACCTGTGCGTGTGTGGCGGCGACGGCAGCCTTACCGGAGCCAACATCTTCCGCAATGAGTGGAGCGATCTACTCGATGAACTCGTAAAGAAAG GAAGGATCACAGACACTATGGCTAAGAAGCATTATAACTTGAACATCGTGGGCCTCGTCGGCTCCATAGACAACGACTTCTGCGGCACAGACATGACCATCGGTGCCGACTCTGCGCTGCACCGCATCATGGAGATAATTGACGCCATAATGACCACTGCACAGAG CCACCAGCGCGCATTTGTTTTGGAAGTGATGGGACGGCACTGTGG GTATTTGGCTTTAGTCTCAGCTCTGGCATCAGGGGCAGACTGGGTTTTTATTCCAGAGGCTCCACCTCAGGAGGGCTGGGAGGACAATATGTGTGCCCGTCTAGAGGGG AGCCGCACAAGTGGGGGGTCGAGAATGAACATCATAATCGTCGCAGAAGGAGCCATTGACAGAAATGGCAAGCCCATCTCCTCAAATTATATAAAAGAT ctggTGCAGAAGAGACTGGGTTATGACACCAGAGTGACAGTACTCGGCCACGTTCAGCGGGGAGGAATTCCCTCAGCGTTTGACAGAATACTG AGCAGCATATTGGGTGTGGAAGCGGTCATCGCCCTGATGGAGGCTACTCCTGAAACCCCCGCCTGTGTAATCGGCCTGTCGGCCAACCAAGCAGTCCGCCTCCCTCTGGTGGAGTGTGTGGAGATG ACTAAGTTGGTGCAGACGGCCATGAATGAGAAGAGGTTTGATGAAGCCATTAAACTGCGTGGAGG GAGTTTTGAGAGCAACTGGAACATCTACAAGAGTCTCGCTTTCCTCAAGCCTCCTCAGTCTAAG AGCAACTTCTCTTTTGCTATTCTGAACGTGGGAGCTCCGGCGGCAGGAATGAATGCTGCAGTGAGGTCGGCAGTGAGGTCAGGGCTCTCTCGTGGACACAAAGTCTACGGGGTCAATGACGGCTTTCTGGGACTTGCCAATGGAGCG GTGTTTGAGATGGAATGGCATAGTGTGGCTGGATGGACGGGCCAAGGAAGCTCACTGCTGGGGACAAAACG GACTCTTCCCAACTGTCACCTGGAGAAGATTGTGGAAACCATCAGCAAGTTCGAAATCTCAGCTCTGCTTGTAATTGGAGGGTTTGAG GCGTACCAAGGTGTGCTTGAGATCTATGAGGCCCGGACTCACTACGATGAGCTCTGCATCCCCATGGTCATTATCCCTGCTACCATTAGCAACAATGTCCCGGGAACTTTCTTCAGTGTGGGTACAGACACTGCTGTCAATTGTGCAATGGAG AGTTGTGACAAGATCAAGCAGTCTGCCAGTGGGACCAAGAGACGAGTGTTTGTGGTGGAGACCATGGGTGGGTACTGTGGATATCTGGCATCCTCTACTGGCATAGCAGTGGGTGCTGATGCAGCCTACATCTTTGAAGACCCCTTTAACATCCATGACCTtaag ACAAATGTGGAGCACTTATCTGAAAAGATGAAGAAGGATGTCCAACGAGGTCTAATCCTGAG GAATGAAAAATGCCATGAAAACTACACTACAGATTTCATCCATAAGCTGTATTCATCAGAAGGGAAGGGCATCTTTGACTGCAGAGTCAACGTGTTAGGACACCTCCAGCAG GGCGGGGCACCTTCTCCCTTTGATAGAAATTTTGGCACGAAGCTGGGCGTGAAAGCTATCGAGTGGCTTTCAGAGAAACTGACTGAAAACTACCGACAAG GGCGAGTGTTTGCCAACTCACCAGAAACGGCATGTGTCATCGGCCTCAACAGGAAGGTTGTCTCATTCACCCCTGTCACTGAACTGAAGGAAATAACCGATTTTGA GCACCGGATGCCCAAGGTAGAGTGGTGGTTAAAACTGCGGCCCATGCTAAAGATGTTGGCCAAGTACCAAACCAGCTTCAATGAATATGTCCCAGGAGAGATTGAACATGTGACTCGACGCTCCATCAGCATTGATAGTGGATTCTAA
- the pfkla gene encoding ATP-dependent 6-phosphofructokinase, liver type isoform X2, which produces MTREGRVSAAFNLVKKGITNLCVCGGDGSLTGANIFRNEWSDLLDELVKKGRITDTMAKKHYNLNIVGLVGSIDNDFCGTDMTIGADSALHRIMEIIDAIMTTAQSHQRAFVLEVMGRHCGYLALVSALASGADWVFIPEAPPQEGWEDNMCARLEGSRTSGGSRMNIIIVAEGAIDRNGKPISSNYIKDLVQKRLGYDTRVTVLGHVQRGGIPSAFDRILSSILGVEAVIALMEATPETPACVIGLSANQAVRLPLVECVEMTKLVQTAMNEKRFDEAIKLRGGSFESNWNIYKSLAFLKPPQSKSNFSFAILNVGAPAAGMNAAVRSAVRSGLSRGHKVYGVNDGFLGLANGAVFEMEWHSVAGWTGQGSSLLGTKRTLPNCHLEKIVETISKFEISALLVIGGFEAYQGVLEIYEARTHYDELCIPMVIIPATISNNVPGTFFSVGTDTAVNCAMESCDKIKQSASGTKRRVFVVETMGGYCGYLASSTGIAVGADAAYIFEDPFNIHDLKTNVEHLSEKMKKDVQRGLILRNEKCHENYTTDFIHKLYSSEGKGIFDCRVNVLGHLQQGGAPSPFDRNFGTKLGVKAIEWLSEKLTENYRQGRVFANSPETACVIGLNRKVVSFTPVTELKEITDFEHRMPKVEWWLKLRPMLKMLAKYQTSFNEYVPGEIEHVTRRSISIDSGF; this is translated from the exons ATGACGCGTGAGGGCAGAGTTTCCGCCGCCTTCAACCTGGTTAAGAAAGGCATCACCAACCTGTGCGTGTGTGGCGGCGACGGCAGCCTTACCGGAGCCAACATCTTCCGCAATGAGTGGAGCGATCTACTCGATGAACTCGTAAAGAAAG GAAGGATCACAGACACTATGGCTAAGAAGCATTATAACTTGAACATCGTGGGCCTCGTCGGCTCCATAGACAACGACTTCTGCGGCACAGACATGACCATCGGTGCCGACTCTGCGCTGCACCGCATCATGGAGATAATTGACGCCATAATGACCACTGCACAGAG CCACCAGCGCGCATTTGTTTTGGAAGTGATGGGACGGCACTGTGG GTATTTGGCTTTAGTCTCAGCTCTGGCATCAGGGGCAGACTGGGTTTTTATTCCAGAGGCTCCACCTCAGGAGGGCTGGGAGGACAATATGTGTGCCCGTCTAGAGGGG AGCCGCACAAGTGGGGGGTCGAGAATGAACATCATAATCGTCGCAGAAGGAGCCATTGACAGAAATGGCAAGCCCATCTCCTCAAATTATATAAAAGAT ctggTGCAGAAGAGACTGGGTTATGACACCAGAGTGACAGTACTCGGCCACGTTCAGCGGGGAGGAATTCCCTCAGCGTTTGACAGAATACTG AGCAGCATATTGGGTGTGGAAGCGGTCATCGCCCTGATGGAGGCTACTCCTGAAACCCCCGCCTGTGTAATCGGCCTGTCGGCCAACCAAGCAGTCCGCCTCCCTCTGGTGGAGTGTGTGGAGATG ACTAAGTTGGTGCAGACGGCCATGAATGAGAAGAGGTTTGATGAAGCCATTAAACTGCGTGGAGG GAGTTTTGAGAGCAACTGGAACATCTACAAGAGTCTCGCTTTCCTCAAGCCTCCTCAGTCTAAG AGCAACTTCTCTTTTGCTATTCTGAACGTGGGAGCTCCGGCGGCAGGAATGAATGCTGCAGTGAGGTCGGCAGTGAGGTCAGGGCTCTCTCGTGGACACAAAGTCTACGGGGTCAATGACGGCTTTCTGGGACTTGCCAATGGAGCG GTGTTTGAGATGGAATGGCATAGTGTGGCTGGATGGACGGGCCAAGGAAGCTCACTGCTGGGGACAAAACG GACTCTTCCCAACTGTCACCTGGAGAAGATTGTGGAAACCATCAGCAAGTTCGAAATCTCAGCTCTGCTTGTAATTGGAGGGTTTGAG GCGTACCAAGGTGTGCTTGAGATCTATGAGGCCCGGACTCACTACGATGAGCTCTGCATCCCCATGGTCATTATCCCTGCTACCATTAGCAACAATGTCCCGGGAACTTTCTTCAGTGTGGGTACAGACACTGCTGTCAATTGTGCAATGGAG AGTTGTGACAAGATCAAGCAGTCTGCCAGTGGGACCAAGAGACGAGTGTTTGTGGTGGAGACCATGGGTGGGTACTGTGGATATCTGGCATCCTCTACTGGCATAGCAGTGGGTGCTGATGCAGCCTACATCTTTGAAGACCCCTTTAACATCCATGACCTtaag ACAAATGTGGAGCACTTATCTGAAAAGATGAAGAAGGATGTCCAACGAGGTCTAATCCTGAG GAATGAAAAATGCCATGAAAACTACACTACAGATTTCATCCATAAGCTGTATTCATCAGAAGGGAAGGGCATCTTTGACTGCAGAGTCAACGTGTTAGGACACCTCCAGCAG GGCGGGGCACCTTCTCCCTTTGATAGAAATTTTGGCACGAAGCTGGGCGTGAAAGCTATCGAGTGGCTTTCAGAGAAACTGACTGAAAACTACCGACAAG GGCGAGTGTTTGCCAACTCACCAGAAACGGCATGTGTCATCGGCCTCAACAGGAAGGTTGTCTCATTCACCCCTGTCACTGAACTGAAGGAAATAACCGATTTTGA GCACCGGATGCCCAAGGTAGAGTGGTGGTTAAAACTGCGGCCCATGCTAAAGATGTTGGCCAAGTACCAAACCAGCTTCAATGAATATGTCCCAGGAGAGATTGAACATGTGACTCGACGCTCCATCAGCATTGATAGTGGATTCTAA